One window of the Rhodococcus sovatensis genome contains the following:
- a CDS encoding inositol monophosphatase family protein, translating to MVHVPKPADASHPSNRELLEIAREVAQIAAAHVRTRRPEVFGGDARGVSATASTPVHTKSTPTDPVTIVDTETEQLLRTLLAERRPEDLILGEEGGGQTESVRGIRWVLDPIDGTVNFLYGLPAYSVSVAAQVDGVSVAGVVVDVARDVTYSAARGEGATMTESDGPAVELTCNPVSELALALVATGFGYGASRRTVQGRIIAELLPRIRDIRRVGSAALDLCMVASGAVDAHFEHGLSPWDWAAGSLVAEEAGAAVVLPSPTSTTAGGSITVAVAPGIERKFLECLDSIGALDAIPID from the coding sequence ATGGTGCACGTGCCGAAACCAGCCGACGCCTCACACCCGAGCAATCGAGAACTTCTGGAGATCGCCCGCGAAGTCGCACAGATCGCTGCTGCACACGTGCGTACTCGTCGGCCCGAAGTGTTCGGTGGCGACGCACGTGGAGTGTCCGCAACTGCGTCTACACCCGTCCATACGAAGAGCACCCCCACGGACCCGGTCACCATCGTCGACACGGAAACGGAACAGCTGCTGCGCACTCTGCTCGCCGAACGGCGTCCTGAGGACCTGATCCTCGGCGAAGAAGGCGGCGGCCAGACGGAATCCGTGCGGGGAATTCGATGGGTGCTCGATCCGATCGACGGCACCGTCAACTTCCTGTACGGACTCCCTGCATACTCGGTCTCGGTGGCCGCTCAGGTGGACGGCGTCAGCGTCGCCGGAGTTGTCGTCGATGTTGCACGCGATGTCACGTACAGCGCGGCTCGTGGCGAAGGTGCCACCATGACCGAATCCGATGGTCCCGCGGTCGAATTGACCTGCAATCCGGTATCCGAACTAGCCCTTGCGCTCGTTGCCACCGGTTTCGGATACGGCGCGTCACGGCGCACCGTTCAAGGCCGCATCATTGCCGAACTGCTTCCTCGGATACGCGACATCCGGCGCGTGGGGTCAGCAGCGCTCGACTTGTGCATGGTGGCGTCCGGAGCTGTCGACGCTCACTTCGAACACGGTCTCAGTCCATGGGACTGGGCCGCGGGATCTCTCGTCGCAGAAGAAGCCGGCGCCGCTGTCGTGCTTCCGAGCCCGACCTCGACGACGGCGGGCGGTTCGATCACGGTCGCGGTTGCGCCGGGCATCGAACGGAAGTTCCTCGAGTGCCTCGACTCGATCGGCGCCCTCGACGCCATCCCGATCGACTGA
- a CDS encoding DEAD/DEAH box helicase translates to MTETTDHPTPAAAPAGGAPLRAWQRRALTKYLVSAPKDFLAVATPGAGKTTFALRVASELLAHRTVDQVTVVAPTEHLKHQWAESAARVGIALDSRFSNSTGQTSSDYHGVVVTYAQIASHPFRHRVRTEARKTLVILDEIHHGGDAKSWGEGIREAFSDATRRLALTGTPFRSDDSPIPFVNYEPDDEGLMRSRADHSYGYSDALADGVVRPVVFLAYSGEARWRNNAGEEFTARLGEPLSAEQTARAWRTALDPQGDWMPAVLLAANTRLGQLRSGGMPDAGALVIATDQTVARAYAKLIEVITGETPCIVLSDDPTSSARIAEFGKSDQKWMVAVRMVSEGVDVPRLAVGVYATSASTPLYFAQAIGRFVRSRRPGETASVFLPSVPVLLDLASQLEAQRDHVLGKPHREKDGLDDDLLADANKQKDELGEEEKAYTSLGADAELDQVIYDGSSFGTATFSGSDEEADYLGLPGLLDAKQMRDLLRQRQQEQLEKPAAPGPAVPPPAASERVSTSGQLAALRRELNSLVAVYHHRTGKPHGVIHGDLRRVCGGPPTAMATADQLSERITQLRKM, encoded by the coding sequence ATGACCGAAACCACAGACCACCCCACACCCGCAGCCGCACCAGCGGGTGGAGCCCCGCTGCGTGCGTGGCAGAGACGTGCTCTGACGAAGTATCTGGTGTCCGCACCGAAAGACTTCTTGGCCGTCGCGACGCCCGGAGCAGGTAAGACGACCTTCGCCCTACGCGTTGCTTCCGAGCTGCTCGCCCATCGAACGGTGGATCAGGTGACCGTCGTCGCGCCGACAGAACACTTGAAGCACCAGTGGGCCGAGTCCGCTGCGCGGGTGGGCATTGCACTCGATTCTCGTTTCTCCAACTCCACCGGACAGACGTCGAGCGACTACCACGGCGTCGTCGTCACGTATGCGCAGATCGCGTCGCACCCGTTCCGGCATCGCGTACGCACGGAGGCCAGAAAGACCCTGGTCATCCTCGACGAGATCCACCATGGAGGTGACGCCAAGAGCTGGGGCGAAGGCATCCGTGAAGCGTTCAGCGACGCGACGCGTCGCCTTGCGCTCACCGGTACTCCGTTTCGAAGCGACGACAGCCCGATCCCCTTCGTGAACTACGAACCCGACGACGAGGGATTGATGCGTTCGCGGGCGGACCACTCCTACGGGTACTCGGATGCGCTCGCGGACGGCGTCGTTCGGCCTGTCGTCTTTCTTGCCTACTCGGGCGAAGCCCGGTGGCGAAACAACGCGGGTGAGGAGTTCACTGCCCGTCTGGGTGAACCGTTGAGTGCCGAACAGACCGCGCGGGCGTGGCGCACCGCACTCGATCCGCAGGGGGACTGGATGCCTGCGGTGCTTCTTGCAGCGAACACTCGACTGGGCCAGTTGCGCAGCGGTGGGATGCCCGACGCAGGGGCCCTCGTCATCGCTACCGATCAGACGGTCGCGCGCGCATACGCGAAGCTCATCGAAGTGATCACCGGTGAGACGCCGTGCATCGTTCTGTCCGACGACCCGACATCGTCCGCTCGCATCGCCGAGTTCGGCAAGAGCGACCAGAAGTGGATGGTCGCAGTCCGGATGGTGTCCGAGGGCGTCGACGTACCCCGCCTAGCAGTCGGTGTCTACGCGACCAGTGCGTCGACTCCGCTCTACTTCGCTCAGGCGATCGGTCGGTTCGTGCGATCTCGGCGTCCCGGCGAGACGGCGAGTGTCTTTCTGCCCTCTGTTCCGGTTCTGCTCGATCTCGCCAGTCAGCTCGAAGCGCAGCGTGACCACGTTCTCGGTAAACCGCATCGAGAGAAGGACGGCCTCGACGACGATCTCCTCGCCGATGCAAACAAGCAGAAGGACGAACTGGGGGAGGAGGAGAAGGCGTACACGTCCCTCGGCGCGGATGCCGAGCTGGATCAGGTCATCTACGACGGTTCGTCGTTCGGAACTGCCACGTTCTCGGGAAGCGACGAGGAGGCGGACTATCTCGGCCTACCCGGACTGCTCGACGCCAAGCAGATGCGTGATCTGCTGCGTCAACGCCAGCAGGAGCAGTTGGAGAAGCCGGCGGCGCCCGGCCCCGCGGTGCCACCGCCGGCCGCCTCGGAGCGGGTGTCCACGTCCGGCCAGCTTGCCGCTCTCCGCCGCGAACTCAACAGTTTGGTCGCGGTGTACCACCACCGCACCGGAAAGCCGCACGGAGTGATCCACGGCGATCTACGACGCGTGTGCGGAGGCCCACCTACGGCGATGGCTACGGCAGATCAGCTGAGCGAACGAATCACGCAGCTCCGCAAGATGTGA
- a CDS encoding DUF3093 domain-containing protein has product MHSEKLWVPLWWWPAGLAVGALLAAEVHMGAPGLRAWLPYVLLLPFPIWALYWLSRMTVEVSRDESGVGELRVGQAHLPLDVIAKAAVVPATAKSAALGRQLDPLAFVQHRTWVKQMVLIVLDDPDDPTPYWLVSTQRPEDLVAALARPTPGDHA; this is encoded by the coding sequence GTGCATTCGGAAAAGCTGTGGGTGCCGCTCTGGTGGTGGCCCGCAGGTCTCGCGGTGGGAGCCCTCCTCGCAGCGGAAGTGCACATGGGCGCACCCGGGTTACGCGCATGGCTTCCGTACGTGCTCCTACTACCGTTTCCGATCTGGGCTCTGTACTGGCTCAGTCGGATGACGGTCGAGGTCTCTCGCGACGAGTCAGGAGTAGGCGAACTGCGGGTCGGACAGGCACACCTCCCCTTGGACGTGATTGCAAAGGCAGCCGTCGTTCCCGCGACAGCAAAAAGTGCGGCGCTGGGAAGGCAGCTCGATCCCCTTGCCTTCGTACAACACCGCACCTGGGTCAAACAAATGGTTCTGATTGTTCTCGACGATCCCGACGACCCCACCCCCTACTGGTTGGTCAGCACCCAGCGGCCGGAAGATCTGGTCGCTGCCCTGGCTCGGCCCACCCCCGGAGACCACGCCTGA
- a CDS encoding DUF4193 domain-containing protein: MATDYDAPRRTESDDVSEDSLEELKARRNEAQSAVVDVDESDTAESFELPGADLSGEELSVRVVPKQADEFTCSSCFLVHHRSRLASDASGVLICRDCAA; encoded by the coding sequence ATGGCAACCGACTACGACGCACCGAGAAGAACAGAATCCGACGACGTGTCGGAAGATTCACTCGAGGAGCTGAAGGCACGCCGCAACGAGGCGCAGTCTGCTGTGGTCGACGTGGACGAGTCGGACACGGCAGAGTCGTTCGAGCTTCCGGGCGCGGACCTGTCCGGGGAAGAACTATCGGTTCGCGTCGTCCCCAAGCAGGCCGACGAATTCACCTGCTCCAGCTGTTTCCTGGTCCACCACAGAAGTCGACTGGCAAGCGATGCGAGCGGCGTGCTCATCTGCCGCGATTGCGCTGCCTGA
- the ppgK gene encoding polyphosphate--glucose phosphotransferase, which translates to MTQAVSESMPTDSRQRQGFGVDVGGSGIKGGVVDLVTGELVGDRYKIETPQPSTPDSVAAVVAEITAHFGWTGPVGVTLPAVVTGGVARSAANIDKSWIDTDAKALFSSALGHSNVTVLNDADAAGVAEDRYGAGKDKSGVVVLLTFGTGIGSAVLHNGVLLPNTEFGHLEVDGMEAEHRAASSVKENKDLSYNEWAKEVSKVLRTFEALLWPDLFIAGGGISRKSEKWIPHLTNRTPVVAATLLNTAGIVGAALAADTAADTDQAR; encoded by the coding sequence ATGACACAGGCAGTTTCGGAATCGATGCCCACGGACTCACGGCAACGTCAGGGATTCGGCGTCGACGTAGGCGGCAGCGGCATCAAGGGTGGAGTCGTGGATCTGGTCACCGGCGAACTCGTCGGCGACCGGTACAAGATCGAGACGCCACAGCCATCGACTCCCGATTCCGTGGCGGCAGTGGTTGCGGAGATCACCGCCCACTTCGGCTGGACCGGACCGGTCGGTGTCACTCTGCCGGCCGTCGTCACCGGAGGAGTCGCGCGGTCGGCAGCCAATATCGACAAGTCGTGGATCGACACCGACGCCAAGGCACTCTTCTCCTCGGCACTCGGGCACTCCAACGTCACTGTGCTGAACGACGCCGATGCGGCGGGTGTCGCCGAGGACCGCTACGGCGCGGGCAAGGACAAGAGCGGCGTCGTCGTCCTCCTCACGTTCGGAACCGGCATCGGCTCGGCTGTACTGCACAACGGTGTTCTTCTTCCCAACACCGAGTTCGGTCACCTCGAGGTCGACGGCATGGAGGCGGAGCATCGGGCCGCGTCATCGGTGAAGGAGAACAAAGACCTGTCCTACAATGAATGGGCCAAGGAGGTGTCGAAGGTACTTCGGACGTTCGAGGCGCTTCTGTGGCCCGATCTCTTCATCGCCGGAGGCGGAATCAGCCGGAAGAGCGAGAAGTGGATCCCGCACCTGACCAACAGAACTCCGGTGGTCGCGGCCACTTTGTTGAACACCGCAGGCATTGTCGGCGCTGCCCTGGCAGCCGACACAGCAGCCGATACGGACCAGGCTCGGTAA
- a CDS encoding EamA family transporter yields MTRGVATTGVAAQFGIPALFVVGGLCQYVGAAIGVFLFDTLDPAAVAWLRALGAAVVLLLWRRPWRRPIGSAQWTRRKVMIAILFGLATVGMNVMFYEAIARIPLGAAVAIEFLGPVAVAAAGSKRVRDTIALGLVILGVLAIASAQLDGSPVGLPGVGFALASAGLWAVYILVGKRVADAGNGIDDLAVGMAGGTVILAPALLGPVLWTDADVFLEPRVWMLGLGVGLLSSVVPYVLDQVVLVRIGRARFALLLALLPTTATVVGAVVLSQLPTVAEGVGIAAVIAAVVIGGSAVRERAVGTEELPPP; encoded by the coding sequence GTGACACGAGGCGTGGCGACGACCGGGGTAGCTGCTCAATTCGGCATTCCGGCGCTGTTCGTAGTGGGTGGCCTGTGTCAATACGTCGGCGCAGCAATCGGAGTGTTTCTGTTCGACACCCTGGACCCGGCGGCGGTCGCCTGGCTTCGAGCGCTCGGCGCCGCAGTGGTGCTGCTCTTGTGGCGACGACCATGGAGACGACCGATCGGCTCAGCGCAGTGGACACGCCGAAAAGTGATGATCGCCATACTGTTTGGGCTCGCAACAGTCGGGATGAACGTCATGTTCTACGAAGCGATAGCCCGTATTCCATTGGGAGCAGCTGTCGCGATCGAATTTCTCGGCCCGGTCGCTGTCGCCGCAGCCGGGTCGAAGCGCGTTCGCGACACGATCGCGCTTGGTCTGGTGATTCTGGGTGTGCTCGCGATTGCCAGTGCTCAACTCGACGGCAGCCCGGTCGGACTGCCGGGTGTGGGGTTCGCGCTGGCATCTGCCGGTCTCTGGGCGGTCTACATTCTGGTCGGCAAGCGGGTTGCAGACGCAGGCAATGGAATCGATGACCTCGCGGTCGGAATGGCGGGCGGAACCGTCATCCTTGCTCCTGCTCTGCTCGGGCCGGTGCTGTGGACCGATGCAGACGTGTTTCTCGAGCCACGTGTATGGATGCTCGGACTCGGGGTCGGATTGCTGTCCAGCGTCGTGCCCTACGTCTTGGACCAGGTGGTATTGGTCAGGATCGGTAGAGCGCGCTTCGCCCTCCTGCTGGCTCTGCTTCCTACGACAGCGACCGTGGTGGGCGCCGTGGTGCTGTCGCAACTGCCAACGGTCGCCGAGGGAGTGGGAATCGCGGCCGTCATTGCGGCTGTGGTGATCGGCGGTAGCGCAGTCCGCGAACGTGCCGTGGGTACCGAGGAGTTGCCACCGCCCTGA
- the cei gene encoding envelope integrity protein Cei produces the protein MVSLITEGKSVDDRGRPFRRRRVLPIMIVLLALALLGVFTWIRVFTSDEAVTATVECNEPSTAPSSDGTIPAPLGERVDRSALLDVEPAALSATKVRVFNANGERGQAATVAADLSEYGFASAPDVQVGNDPVYLDQNMQCQGQIRFGANGQAAASAVWLAAPCAELIQDGRGDDTVDLALGTYFQSLQPNTDAESVLQSLAGVTPGSAPAPLDIELLEAARSARC, from the coding sequence GTGGTTTCACTGATCACCGAGGGCAAATCTGTCGACGATCGCGGCCGACCGTTTCGGCGTCGGCGTGTGCTTCCGATCATGATCGTGCTCCTTGCGTTGGCGCTTCTCGGTGTCTTCACCTGGATCAGGGTGTTCACCTCCGACGAAGCAGTGACCGCCACAGTCGAATGCAACGAGCCCTCCACGGCACCGTCGAGCGACGGAACGATCCCAGCGCCACTCGGCGAACGAGTCGACCGCTCCGCGCTGCTCGATGTCGAACCTGCCGCACTGTCCGCGACCAAGGTGCGAGTGTTCAATGCGAACGGGGAACGCGGGCAGGCCGCCACAGTCGCAGCGGACCTGAGCGAATACGGGTTCGCGAGCGCGCCGGATGTGCAGGTCGGAAATGATCCGGTGTATCTCGACCAGAACATGCAGTGCCAGGGGCAGATCAGATTCGGCGCAAACGGCCAAGCCGCAGCCAGCGCGGTATGGCTGGCGGCGCCGTGCGCCGAACTGATCCAGGACGGCCGCGGCGACGACACCGTCGACCTGGCGTTGGGTACGTACTTCCAAAGTCTGCAGCCCAATACCGACGCCGAGTCCGTACTTCAGTCGCTGGCTGGCGTGACGCCGGGTTCGGCTCCCGCCCCACTCGACATCGAACTACTCGAGGCGGCGCGCAGCGCGCGCTGCTGA
- a CDS encoding sensor histidine kinase translates to MSAESRDVLVVAAQFGFCCALYATNIYRFVPDRMDVSLWGRIGVLALLCACSLLRRRAPVLALGLAVVPFGLDLMLGATLPVWLIVSDLVYCVALYGTDRQSIGILRLCAAVSVLTCGLVYAATGEGQEVIVTIGAAAAFLGTPLWWARSVRQHKQIARSEFERAEATTVIAELDRRAAIEAERARMARDLHDVVAGHLSAIAIQSAAALRIVEKRDQGSPAVNGPGVHDIVTSIRVNSIDALSEMRSMIGLLRGDGAADEPVSPGRVEELHRLVTSARASGTDVHIDGDFAPDAHRTTVLPAAVDHAAYRIVQEALTNAVVHAPGAATGVDMRCDGNALTIVITNDITPTDSGHPVRDNGHTGTGLSNMRQRAELLGGMLHAGSEGGQWCVKAVLPVAKSTAR, encoded by the coding sequence TTGTCTGCAGAATCGCGCGACGTTCTCGTCGTCGCTGCACAGTTCGGGTTCTGCTGCGCCCTGTACGCAACCAACATCTACCGATTCGTGCCAGACCGGATGGACGTGTCGCTGTGGGGACGAATCGGGGTACTCGCGCTGCTCTGCGCGTGTTCCCTCCTCCGCCGGCGCGCGCCGGTCCTGGCGCTCGGCCTGGCGGTCGTTCCGTTCGGCCTCGATCTGATGCTCGGTGCAACACTTCCGGTGTGGCTGATCGTGTCTGACCTCGTCTACTGCGTGGCGCTCTATGGCACCGATCGCCAATCGATCGGCATTCTGCGTCTGTGCGCTGCCGTGTCCGTGCTCACGTGTGGTCTGGTGTACGCGGCTACTGGCGAGGGTCAGGAAGTGATCGTCACGATCGGCGCCGCCGCTGCATTCCTTGGCACTCCACTGTGGTGGGCGCGAAGTGTGCGTCAACACAAGCAGATCGCGCGCTCCGAATTCGAGAGAGCTGAAGCAACTACCGTCATCGCCGAACTGGACCGGCGAGCTGCCATCGAGGCCGAACGCGCCCGCATGGCACGAGATCTACACGACGTGGTGGCCGGACACCTCTCAGCCATAGCGATTCAATCCGCGGCCGCACTGCGGATAGTCGAAAAACGTGACCAAGGGTCCCCCGCAGTCAATGGACCCGGCGTTCACGACATCGTGACGTCGATCCGCGTCAACAGCATCGACGCATTGTCCGAGATGCGCTCGATGATCGGCCTCCTCCGCGGCGACGGTGCCGCGGACGAACCCGTCTCACCCGGGCGCGTGGAGGAGCTCCACCGACTCGTGACGTCGGCGCGGGCAAGCGGAACCGACGTGCACATCGACGGCGACTTCGCACCTGACGCTCACCGTACGACGGTTCTCCCGGCAGCGGTGGATCACGCTGCATACCGCATCGTGCAGGAGGCGTTGACCAACGCTGTCGTACACGCCCCTGGAGCCGCCACAGGCGTGGACATGAGATGTGATGGCAATGCACTCACCATCGTGATCACGAACGACATCACGCCGACGGATTCGGGCCATCCTGTCCGAGACAACGGGCATACAGGGACGGGACTTTCCAACATGAGACAGCGCGCGGAACTACTCGGGGGCATGCTGCATGCGGGCTCCGAGGGCGGCCAGTGGTGCGTGAAAGCAGTTCTACCAGTAGCGAAGAGCACCGCCCGATGA
- a CDS encoding DUF952 domain-containing protein yields MSESTEPLLHICASADWHAVRTSPELRPPSLTDAGFVHLSTPAQVHLPANRLFAGRDDLLLLVLDPHRLDAPVLWESGVPGDPESMVFPHLYGPLPTAAVTTVLRYVPDANGEFAAPEL; encoded by the coding sequence GTGAGCGAATCCACCGAACCACTGCTGCACATCTGCGCCTCCGCCGACTGGCACGCAGTCAGAACCTCGCCCGAACTGCGTCCGCCTTCTCTCACCGACGCTGGATTCGTGCACCTGTCCACACCGGCGCAGGTTCATCTTCCGGCGAATCGCCTGTTCGCAGGCCGCGATGACCTTCTTCTCCTGGTCCTGGATCCGCACCGCCTCGACGCCCCCGTGCTGTGGGAGTCGGGTGTACCGGGAGATCCTGAATCGATGGTGTTTCCACACTTGTACGGACCGTTGCCCACGGCAGCCGTCACAACGGTTTTGCGCTACGTTCCGGATGCGAATGGAGAATTCGCTGCGCCAGAACTGTGA
- a CDS encoding DUF7455 domain-containing protein, with protein MPGTLTSPQLTAADRCDRCGAGARARVVLSTGGELLFCGHHAKEHEDRLREVNATVMTESDSAV; from the coding sequence ATGCCCGGAACTTTGACCAGCCCACAATTGACAGCTGCCGACCGGTGCGACCGGTGCGGTGCAGGGGCTCGCGCACGAGTTGTGCTCTCGACCGGCGGAGAACTGCTGTTCTGCGGTCACCACGCCAAGGAGCACGAAGATCGATTGCGTGAAGTGAACGCAACGGTGATGACCGAATCGGACTCCGCGGTGTAG
- a CDS encoding response regulator transcription factor, translating to MIRVLIADDHAAIRSGLKTIVESTTGFTVVGEAADGYEAVDLAAQRTPDVVLMDIRMPGLDGIEATTKIVAGRFARVLVLTTFDIDDYVFRALRAGASGFVLKSVSAEDLLDAISAVHAGDGVLAPQVTRTLIDAFTSGSHAAAIEAPQGLTDLTDRERDVLRCLGDGMSNARIARQLYIGETTVKTHVSRILAKLGVDSRVQAAIVARSLPAVTELDHHSSGAANSPFASGT from the coding sequence ATGATTCGAGTGCTGATCGCCGACGATCATGCAGCCATCCGATCGGGGCTGAAAACGATAGTCGAGTCGACAACGGGATTCACCGTCGTCGGCGAAGCGGCCGACGGCTACGAAGCAGTCGATCTCGCCGCCCAGCGCACTCCCGACGTCGTGCTCATGGACATTCGCATGCCCGGCCTCGACGGAATCGAAGCAACCACCAAGATCGTCGCCGGTCGATTCGCTCGCGTCCTCGTGCTGACGACATTCGACATCGACGACTACGTTTTCCGTGCCCTTCGAGCGGGAGCGTCCGGGTTCGTCCTCAAGTCGGTATCAGCGGAGGATCTCCTCGACGCAATCTCGGCAGTACACGCCGGCGACGGGGTGCTGGCGCCACAGGTGACGCGGACGTTGATCGACGCCTTCACATCCGGCAGTCATGCGGCCGCGATCGAGGCCCCTCAGGGGTTGACCGATCTCACCGACCGGGAACGTGACGTGCTTCGGTGTCTCGGTGACGGAATGTCGAACGCGCGGATCGCGCGGCAGCTCTACATCGGCGAGACGACAGTCAAGACACACGTATCGAGGATTCTGGCGAAGCTCGGCGTCGACTCACGAGTTCAAGCCGCGATCGTGGCTCGGTCGCTGCCGGCCGTGACCGAGCTCGACCATCACAGTTCTGGCGCAGCGAATTCTCCATTCGCATCCGGAACGTAG
- a CDS encoding RNA polymerase sigma factor produces the protein MAATDIRQTVDSATESASPAPAAEAPNGTIREVDAAPAAKTTAPAKKAAPKKAPTKRAAAKKAPAKKATAKKAADGSPTAEGDEDAPGIDEIDISDTDIAAAANDVVEVVAAGDDTEDDATAEPTAEDKASGDFVWDEEESEALRQARKDAELTASADSVRAYLKQIGKVALLNAEEEVELAKRIEAGLFATEKMREFAEKGEKLPVAARRDFTWICRDGNRAKNHLLEANLRLVVSLAKRYTGRGMAFLDLIQEGNLGLIRAVEKFDYTKGYKFSTYATWWIRQAITRAMADQARTIRIPVHMVEVINKLGRIQRELLQDLGREPTPEELAKEMDITPEKVLEIQQYAREPISLDQTIGDEGDSQLGDFIEDSEAVVAVDAVSFTLLQDQLQSVLETLSEREAGVVRLRFGLTDGQPRTLDEIGQVYGVTRERIRQIESKTMSKLRHPSRSQVLRDYLD, from the coding sequence GTGGCAGCCACCGATATCCGTCAGACCGTAGATTCAGCAACAGAGTCTGCGTCCCCTGCACCTGCTGCGGAGGCACCGAACGGCACGATCCGAGAGGTCGACGCCGCTCCGGCGGCTAAGACCACCGCACCGGCGAAGAAAGCAGCGCCGAAAAAGGCTCCCACAAAACGAGCGGCAGCCAAGAAAGCACCAGCGAAGAAGGCTACGGCCAAGAAGGCTGCCGACGGGTCTCCCACGGCAGAGGGCGACGAGGATGCCCCCGGCATCGATGAGATCGACATCTCCGACACCGACATCGCCGCTGCAGCCAACGACGTCGTCGAGGTTGTAGCCGCCGGTGACGATACCGAGGACGATGCAACTGCCGAACCCACGGCCGAGGACAAAGCGTCCGGCGATTTCGTCTGGGACGAAGAAGAGTCCGAGGCTCTGCGTCAGGCACGTAAGGATGCCGAGCTCACCGCTTCGGCAGACTCCGTTCGCGCATACCTCAAGCAGATCGGCAAGGTCGCACTGCTCAATGCCGAGGAGGAGGTCGAGCTTGCCAAGCGCATCGAGGCCGGCCTGTTCGCCACGGAGAAGATGCGTGAGTTCGCCGAGAAGGGCGAGAAGCTCCCGGTTGCTGCACGACGCGACTTCACCTGGATCTGCCGCGACGGCAACCGCGCAAAGAACCACCTACTCGAAGCCAACCTCCGCCTTGTCGTGTCGCTCGCAAAGCGCTACACCGGGCGTGGAATGGCCTTCCTGGATCTGATTCAGGAAGGAAACCTCGGCCTGATTCGCGCGGTCGAGAAGTTCGACTACACCAAGGGCTACAAGTTCTCGACGTATGCGACGTGGTGGATCCGACAGGCAATCACCCGTGCAATGGCCGACCAGGCACGGACCATCCGCATTCCCGTGCACATGGTCGAGGTCATCAACAAGCTCGGTCGCATCCAACGTGAACTCCTCCAGGACTTGGGCCGCGAGCCCACTCCGGAAGAGCTGGCGAAGGAAATGGACATCACCCCTGAAAAGGTGTTGGAGATCCAGCAGTACGCTCGCGAGCCGATCTCGCTCGATCAGACGATCGGCGACGAAGGCGACAGCCAGCTCGGCGACTTCATCGAGGACTCCGAGGCTGTGGTCGCTGTAGACGCGGTGTCCTTCACCCTCTTGCAGGATCAGTTGCAGTCGGTCCTCGAGACGTTGTCCGAGCGCGAGGCAGGCGTGGTTCGACTGCGGTTCGGCCTGACCGACGGACAGCCGCGGACGCTCGACGAGATCGGGCAGGTCTACGGCGTGACGCGCGAGCGTATTCGTCAGATCGAGTCCAAGACCATGTCGAAGCTTCGTCACCCGTCGCGTTCGCAGGTTTTGCGTGACTACCTCGACTAG